Proteins encoded together in one Quercus lobata isolate SW786 chromosome 3, ValleyOak3.0 Primary Assembly, whole genome shotgun sequence window:
- the LOC115979211 gene encoding protein ACCELERATED CELL DEATH 6-like yields the protein MDVGLFNAAISGNDSFLEEIRGDDLNLKQVTRRGNSVLHVAAKSGKVQIIKKVLDSQPSLLCMENCKGNTALHIAASLGHFDMTKRLISCAKDQEAAVKNLLLRKRNLEKNTALHEAIRNDHYDIVEFLIREDPELASLTNNASESPLFLAVDRGFYKIALQIIETIPECSYMGRNGMSALHAAVIRAQNRFATIVLTLEDNMLIPVCKDALLWLIKQICWIIFESRKLCKLDVTGTDFLHKMLDIFPMAIVEADDYGWIPLHYAADLGNVKVVELFLKKNSSIAYIMDKEGMSALHISAKKGHVGVMRTLIRNCPETCELLDNKGRTALHVAVETGNKNAVEILLKELAFQDLINEQDEEGNTPLHLAAINGRYTILLMLADDRRVDKWAMNEEGMNTADIIQLDNRLLSCEKDVLMSKWNRDLILLSLERVVRQTTKVQTHETEGLEEFHETHGMVRAEVRAEMRGANNVKDNPGRDNTTPKDNPGIDTPIAKFNITAITIFTTVTFAAAFQVPGGYEDKTGLAVLRKNKHFRTFLIFDCLAFGTSAAVMCIHFAITIFPEVKYPRLSRYAEMLQVPLVEFSIFWMIVAFYGGVQAVLDENDPSNLASWATLYLVISILVPLFFIFCCTMYTVKF from the exons ATGGATGTTGGACTGTTCAATGCAGCAATTTCTGGGAATGATAGTTTCCTTGAAGAAATTAGGGGTGACGATTTAAATCTCAAGCAGGTGACAAGGAGGGGGAACTCTGTCCTTCATGTGGCTGCAAAATCTGGAAAGGTGCAGATCATTAAAAAAGTTCTTGATTCGCAGCCATCACTTTTGTGTATGGAAAATTGCAAAGGCAATACTGCACTACATATTGCAGCAAGCTTAGGACACTTCGACATGACAAAACGTCTAATAAGTTGTGCAAAAGACCAAGAAGCTGCAGTGAAAAACCTACTACTAAGAAAGAGAAATCTGGAGAAGAATACAGCACTGCATGAGGCTATAAGAAATGATCATTATGACATTGTGGAGTTCCTAATTAGGGAAGACCCAGAGTTAGCTTCTTTGACAAATAATGCTTCGGAATCCCCTCTCTTTTTAGCAGTGGATCGAGGATTTTACAAAATTGCTCTCCAAATTATAGAAACCATTCCAGAATGCTCCTACATGGGAAGGAACGGCATGAGTGCTTTACATGCAGCTGTCATTCGTGCACAAAATA GATTCGCAACTATTGTTTTAACCCTTGAAGACAATATGCTTATACCCGTTTGCAAAGATGCTCTTTTATGGCTGATTAAACAAATCTGTTGGATAATTTTTGAATCCCGCAAATTATGCAAACTCGATGTCACTGGAACAG ATTTTTTGCACAAGATGTTGGACATATTTCCAATGGCAATTGTAGAAGCCGATGACTATGGCTGGATTCCTCTTCATTATGCTGCAGATTTAGGCAATGTAAAAGTTGTAgaactatttttgaaaaaaaatagttccATTGCTTACATAATGGACAAAGAGGGCATGTCTGCTCTTCACATTTCAGCTAAGAAAGGACATGTGGGTGTAATGAGAACACTCATTAGAAATTGTCCAGAAACTTGTGAATTGTTGGACAACAAAGGTAGGACAGCTCTTCATGTTGCCGTGGAAACTGGAAACAAAAATGCAGTGGAAATATTGCTCAAGGAGTTAGCTTTTCAGGATCTCATAAATGAACAAGATGAAGAAGGAAACACGCCTTTGCATCTAGCTGCAATCAATGGGCGTTATACAATACTGTTGATGCTAGCAGATGACAGGAGAGTTGACAAGTGGGCTATGAACGAGGAGGGGATGAACACTGCTGACATTATTCAGTTAGATAATCGGCTTTTAAGCTGTGAAAAG GATGTATTAATGTCAAAGTGGAATAGAGACCTCATTCTACTGAGTTTGGAACGAGTGGTTAGACAAACTACAAAAGTGCAGACTCATGAGACAGAAGGGCTTGAAGAATTTCATGAAACACACGGGATGGTGCGTGCAGAGGTTAGGGCAGAAATGCGCGGTGCCAATAATGTGAAAGACAATCCTGGAAGAGACAACACAACTCCAAAAGACAATCCTGGAATAGACACACCTATAGCCAAATTCAATATAACGGCAATAACAATATTTACAACTGTCACCTTCGCAGCAGCCTTTCAAGTTCCTGGTGGATACGAGGATAAAACAGGTTTGGCAGTTTTACGCAAAAACAAACACTTTCGAACCTTCCTGATATTTGATTGTTTGGCCTTTGGTACCTCAGCTGCGGTAATGTGCATCCACTTTGCGATTACAATTTTTCCAGAAGTAAAATATCCTCGCCTCTCCCGGTATGCAGAAATGCTACAAGTGCCGTTAGTTGAATTCTCCATATTTTGGATGATAGTAGCCTTTTATGGGGGCGTACAAGCAGTCTTGGATGAGAATGACCCTTCAAACCTTGCTTCTTGGGCTACGCTTTATTTAGtgatttctattttggtccccttattttttattttttgttgtactATGTATACAGTTAAGTTTTAG
- the LOC115979210 gene encoding ankyrin repeat-containing protein At5g02620-like, with translation MGKTCSMDPEKGFHEVHIEDNIEVILCKRKIELYNAVVEEREDFTVEAEVLREVTSTKNTILHVAAKSGNKEIAKKIIDLDPSLLHERNSKGNTPLHIAASLGHQDMTNFLLSQRQLTTLLMITNERNETALHGAVRNGHNKIVKKLIEKCPSLTSLRNKDGQSPLFIAVDRGFFDIATHILDIEECCEYKGSKGMNILHAAAIRIDKSNLFKLRTEEYFTWKAVGSFLREVRYNLYAIRDSFYQTKIPKEILDKRSKLDITKIDFMEKVIYKFPKAITEEDDFGWTPLHYAAHFGEEELVKLFLDRDTSLAYKQNNEGMCALHISAKKGHVNVMGMFIERCPYTCQLLDKRHRTALHLVAESGHTKALEVFFQNRKFAFRDLMNEQDDEGNTPFHIAAANRHYALLMSLADVRRMGGAVNNKGESILDIIQADSELMEDEKRIIMSHLERHNVLWSLDTMVGRQTTKVKSSKAEGTGAANSSEENDKKDKEDENKKAKEEKKDDIKDLANFNLVVATIIATVTFAAAFQVPGGTGDDGLANLGEKGSFVKFLIYDSLAFGFSAVSIFANFAYPFLAKATRITYPIMFSLVLTEFSLICLVLAFIEGTRSVLTENSWLPEVVYASLFPISYFLVRPIIVRKTFLFSSRKLPWYL, from the exons ATGGGAAAAACTTGTTCAATGGATCCTGAAAAGGGCTTTCATGAAGTCCATATTGAGGACAACATAGAAGTAATACTTTGTAAACGCAAAATAGAATTATACAATGCTGTGGTTGAAGAACGTGAGGATTTCACAGTTGAGGCTGAAGTTCTTCGTGAGGTAACATCCACAAAGAACACCATTCTTCATGTTGCTGCAAAATCTGGAAACAAGGAAATTGCAAAAAAGATTATCGATTTAGACCCATCACTCTTGCACGAGCGCAACTCAAAAGGCAACACTCCCCTTCATATTGCCGCTAGTTTGGGGCATCAGGAcatgacaaattttttgttgtcACAACGCCAACTCACGACGCTGTTGATGATTACAAATGAACGCAATGAAACTGCATTGCATGGTGCGGTACGAAATGGCCACAATAAGATTGTGAAGAAGCTAATTGAAAAATGTCCAAGCTTGACTTCATTACGCAATAAGGATGGACAATCTCCTCTCTTCATAGCCGTGGATAGAGGGTTTTTCGATATTGCTACACATATCCTAGACATTGAAGAATGCTGTGAGTACAAGGGAAGTAAAGGCATGAATATCTTGCATGCTGCTGCCATTCGCATAGATAAAA gcAATCTGTTTAAACTTCGCACTGAAGAATATTTTACTTGGAAAGCTGTTGGCTCATTCTTAAGAGAAGTGCGTTATAATCTATATGCCATAAGAGATAGCTTTTATCAAACGAAGATCCCTAAGGAAATTTTGGACAAAAGAAGTAAACTCGATATCACAAAAATAG attttatggaaaaagttaTATACAAATTTCCAAAGGCAATTACGGAAGAGGATGACTTTGGCTGGACTCCTCTTCATTATGCTGCACACTTTGGCGAGGAAGAACTTGTGAAACTATTTTTGGACAGAGATACTTCCCTTGCTTACAAACAGAACAACGAAGGCATGTGTGCTCTTCACATTTCAGCCAAGAAAGGACATGTTAACGTAATGGGAATGTTCATTGAAAGATGTCCATATACTTGTCAATTGTTAGACAAAAGGCATAGGACAGCTCTTCATCTTGTAGCGGAAAGTGGACATACAAAAGCCCTTGaagtttttttccaaaataggaaaTTCGCTTTTCGTGATCTCATGAATGAGCAAGATGATGAAGGAAACACCCCTTTTCATATCGCTGCCGCAAATAGGCATTATGCACTATTAATGAGTCTGGCAGATGTTAGAAGAATGGGGGGTGCTGTGAACAATAAAGGGGAGAGTATTCTCGACATTATTCAAGCAGATAGTGAACTGAtggaagatgaaaag AGGATAATCATGTCACATTTGGAGAGACACAACGTTCTATGGAGTTTGGACACAATGGTTGGCAGACAGACTACAAAAGTGAAGAGTTCTAAGGCAGAAGGAACTGGTGCAGCCAATTCTTCAGAGGAAAATGATAAGAAAGACAAAGAAGATGAAAATAAGaaagccaaagaagaaaaaaaagatgatatCAAGGATTTGGCCAACTTCAATCTAGTGGTCGCCACAATCATTGCAACTGTAACTTTCGCAGCAGCCTTTCAAGTTCCTGGTGGAACTGGTGATGACGGCTTGGCAAATTTAGGGGAAAAAGGCAGTTTTGTGAAATTTCTGATATATGACTCGTTAGCATTTGGGTTTTCAGCTGTCTCAATTTTTGCTAACTTTGCGTATCCTTTTTTAGCAAAAGCTACTCGTATCACATACCCAATAATGTTCTCCTTGGTATTAACTGAATTCTCCCTCATCTGTTTGGTCCTTGCCTTTATAGAAGGCACAAGATCAGTCTTGACTGAAAATTCATGGCTTCCTGAGGTCGTGTATGCCTCTCTTTTTCCCATTTCGTATTTCTTAGTGAGACCAATTATCGTTAGGAAAACTTTCCTGTTCTCATCCCGTAAACTACCGTGGTACCTTTGA